One region of Juglans regia cultivar Chandler chromosome 4, Walnut 2.0, whole genome shotgun sequence genomic DNA includes:
- the LOC108979851 gene encoding uncharacterized protein LOC108979851 encodes MEKVNYGECSIRQEHKHVWEGLGRLNVPNSTKQFVWRALNNILPTKKSLAQKNVVEVATCQTYGMEEETVCHVLWTYPATSDVWAESQSGLQKWTCEEKEFFYIWAEMQSKLQKTKVEEVAMILKGLWCRRNRMVFEGKFDSPSKVIVAAISGLKCFQESRLEGNQTKGVNIQRRKDTKWKPPDEGVTKVNFDVAIDKPNNKVGLGIVARNYEGELLFSLCASKMFSGSSDLAEAITLWRAMDLVVELDGRNVVFEGDAKRVIKGVAGKGIICASMTQLFEEMRSRLVHRQDWSVELIYREGNSVAHELAKRALRIEGECCWIEEGPIEIVDIVKREMLCNNLQQHLVGDRV; translated from the coding sequence ATGGAAAAAGTAAACTATGGGGAATGCTCAATCAGACAGGAACATAAACATGTATGGGAGGGGTTAGGGAGGCTTAATGTTCCTAACTCTACCAAGCAGTTTGTGTGGAGAGCACTGAATAATATATTGCCTACAAAGAAGAGCTTGGCCCAGAAGAATGTTGTTGAGGTTGCCACATGCCAAACTTATGGTATGGAGGAAGAAACAGTATGTCATGTCCTTTGGACCTATCCAGCTACAAGTGATGTATGGGCAGAAAGTCAGAGTGGTCTACAGAAGTGGACATGTGAAGAGAAGGAGTTCTTTTATATTTGGGCTGAGATGCAGTCAAAGTTGCAGAAGACAAAAGTAGAAGAGGTTGCCATGATCTTGAAAGGCTTATGGTGCAGAAGAAATAGGATGGTATTTGAAGGCAAGTTCGATAGCCCAAGTAAGGTGATTGTTGCTGCTATATCAGGTCTCAAGTGTTTTCAAGAATCTAGACTTGAGGGGAACCAAACCAAGGGGGTAAACATCCAAAGAAGGAAAGATACAAAGTGGAAGCCACCAGATGAAGGTGTAACAAAGGTAAATTTCGATGTTGCTATTGATAAACCGAATAACAAAGTGGGGTTGGGTATAGTAGCAAGGAATTATGAGGGAGAGCTTTTATTCTCATTATGTGCCTCAAAGATGTTTAGTGGAAGTTCAGATTTGGCTGAAGCTATTACCTTATGGAGAGCTATGGATCTAGTTGTGGAACTAGATGGTCGAAATGTGGTTTTTGAAGGTGATGCTAAAAGGGTAATAAAAGGGGTAGCAGGGAAGGGAATCATATGTGCTTCGATGACTCAGCTTTTTGAGGAGATGCGAAGCAGGCTGGTTCATAGGCAAGATTGGTCTGTGGAACTCATTTATAGGGAAGGCAATAGTGTGGCTCATGAACTTGCTAAGAGGGCGTTGAGAATTGAAGGGGAATGCTGCTGGATTGAAGAGGGACCTATAGAGATTGTTGATATTGTTAAGCGAGAAATGCTTTGTAATAATTTACAGCAACATCTTGTGGGTGACAGAGTGTAA